Below is a genomic region from Pseudarthrobacter sulfonivorans.
CGCCAGGGAGCAGCTACGGCGACCCTTCGCGTCCCGCCAGTCCTCTCGACAGCCCCCAACTCGCGGAACAGACCTTCTCGACCAACCGCATTGCCGACGACCCGTTGGCCGACCGGGAGCTCGCCGACGATCCTATGGCCAACGACCCCCTGACCCGGGACCGCTCAGCGGACGGCCAGGCTGGCAGGCTGTGATGAGCAGCCAGATACCTGAACCTCCCCCGTCGGCGGCGCGCGCGAAGGCGGACAACACCTCGTTGGGTGACCTGCTCGGTGAGGTGACCCGCGACCTGTCCACGTTGATGCGCCAGGAAGTGGAGCTTGCCAAGGCCGAACTCAAGGAATCCGCCAGCAAGGCCGGCAGGGGAGGTGGCATGCTGGCCGGCGCCGGCGTAGCTGGCCACTTCGTGCTGCTGTTCCTGTCGATCGCCCTCTGGATCGCGTTAGGCGAGCTGATGGGACTCGGCTGGTCCGCCGTCGTCGTCGCAGTCATCTGGGGCGTCATCGCCGCCGTCCTGGCCTCCATCGGCCGGAAGGAACTCAAGACTGTGAGGGGCATGCCCCAAACCGCTGAAACACTCCAGGAAATTCCCCCAACCCTAAAACCCGGTGAGGTAAGACGATGAGCGACAACCCGGACGATATCCGTTCAGATATTGAGGCAACGCGCGCCCGCCTGGGCACGAACGTGGACGCGGTGGCGGACAAAGTGACGCCGTCTAACATCGTCCACCGCCAGACAGACAAGGTGAAAGACGCCGTCTTCGGAGTGAAGGAGAGAGTCATGGGAACAGCCGACGACGTCACCAACCGCGTGCACAGCGGAGTCCACGCCCGGACTGACAGTGCAGGCAATGCACTCAGCGATGCAGGCGCCGCCATTGGTGACGCTCCGCACCAGATGAAGGCCAAGACGCAGGGCAACCCGCTTGCTGCCGGCCTGATCGCGTTCGGCGCCGGCCTGCTTTTGTCCTCGCTGATCCCGGCGAGCGAGAAGGAACGCGAAGCAGCGGACGCCCTCAAGTCCGCCGCCGAACCGTTGACCACCGAGCTGGCCGAGGCCGCGAAGGAGATGGCTGAGGGTTTGAAGGAACCGGCGCGGGAAGCCATGGAGAATGTCAAAGCAACGGCAGCCGGCGCCGCCGAGCATGTTAAGGCCGAAGGTCAGGTTGCGGCAGCGGACGTCAAGGACCGCACTGTCGACGCCAGGGATCACGTCCAGAACACGTAACGGCACCAGCACCGCCAGCAGCACAGACAGGCCGGTTCCGCCTCCCCCGGCGGAACCGGCCTTTCCCTTTCCAACCCTGAGAGGACACACCATGGCCGCTCACGATGCACCCGAAACCAGCACCGCCAAGGCGGGCAGCGCTCCCGCACCCGACGACTCCCGGAAACCGGACAGCCCTAGCGACGTCACCAAACCGTCGTGGAAGTACATCGCCAAAAAGACGTTCAGGGAGTTCACCAAGGACCAGTGCCCGGACCTCGCGGCAGCCCTGACCTACTACGCAGTGCTCTCCTTGTTTCCTGCAATGCTCGCGCTCGTTTCCCTGATCGGCCTTTTCGGGGATCCCGAGAAAACAACCACGGCCCTGCTCGAAATCGTGCGGGGCTTCGCCCCTGCAGAGACGGTGAATACCGTCAGCGGCCCGGTTGAGGAATTGGCCAACGCACCTGCGGCAGGATTAACCCTTGTTATTGGCCTCGGAACAGCGCTGTGGTCCGCCTCGGGCTACGTTGGCGCCTTCGGCAGGGCGATGAACCGGATCTATGAAGTGGACGAGGGCCGTCCTTTCGTCAAGCTGCGCGGAACCATGCTGGCTGTTACGCTCCTCGCCGTAGTTATCGTGGCACTCCTGGCAGGCATGCTGGTGCTCAGCGGACCTGTGGCAGAGGCAGTCGGCGACCTGATCGGGCTCGGTGGCGCGTTCCTCACTGTCTGGAACATCGCGAAATGGCCGGTAATGGTGGCGCTCATCATTGTCATCATCGCGGTGCTCTACTACGCCACTCCCAACGTCAAGCAACCCAAGTTCAAATGGATGAGCCTTGGCTCCGGCATAGCCCTGTTTATTTTCCTGCTGGCCTCGCTCGGCTTCGCCTTTTATGTGGCCAACTTTGGCAATTACAACAAAACCTACGGCGCGCTCGGCGGTGTGATCGTCATGCTGCTCTGGCTGTGGATCCTGAACATGTCGCTGCTGTTCGGGGCAGAGTTCGACGCCGAGATGGAGCGGGGACGGCAGCTCCAGGCGGGAATCGAGGCTGAAGAAACCATCCAGCTTCCGCCGCGGGACACCAAGAAAAGCGAGAAGATGCAAGAGCAGGAAGAGGACGACATCCGGCGCGGCCGCGAGCTGCGTGAGCGCCACCGGAACGGCGCGGATCAGGCTGGATCGGACGCCAGCACGGGACGAGACAGCGACACGCGGGACTAGGCAGGGCCCGCCACTTGGAGGAAAATCAATATCAGCAGATTCCTTTAGGTTTCCTGGGTCCTTCGCGTCCCGGGTGTCAGACGGGGTCGGCGGCGAGGTGGCCTCTTCTGAGACCGAGGCCAGTCCCCCCAGTCGTCGTCGGCCCCCTCAATTTGTTCGCTGCTCAGCGTTCGAACGCCACAGCGGACTCCATACCAAGGGCCAGCAGATACGCGCCGAATCCCTGCGGCGCCCGGGCCTCGGTCCGCCCGGAAGTCACTACCCGGACCGTGTCCGTGGAAGTAATTCGGTACCCGTATCGGCGCAGCCGTGCGGCCAGCACCCGGTCCTCGTGCGAGCGCTGACGGGGAAAGCCACCCGCGCGAACGTAGGCAGAGGCCCGCACACCGAAGTTCGCACCATGCACATGGGGGTGGTCCTCCCTCAACGGATGCCGGGCGTGCCAGCGCCTCAGGAGTTCGCCGTCCATGCCCTCCGGATCCGGTTCCACCGTTCCCAAGACTGCATCGGCGCCGCCGTCAGCCAGTTCCACCTGGCGCAGGAGCCAGTTTTCCGGAACGCAGGAATCGGCGTCGGTATTTGCCAGCCATACCCGTCCGGCGGCCAGCACGCGGTCCGCCCCCGCACGGTACGGCAGGCGTCCTGTGAGGAGCAGGTTGATCCCTGCCCGCCGGCTCCTCCCCACGTTGCGGAACGCGACCGGCAGCAGGGTGATGCGGCGATCCGCCGCCGCAAAACGCGCCGCCACGGCGCCTGAGCCGTCCGTGCAGGCGTCCAAGACCACCACGATGGCGACGTCTGTATCCGACTGGCTGCGCTGCAGGGCATCAGCTGCGGCACTGACCGCTGCCAGGGCACGTGCCAGGTGGGGTTCCTCGTTATGGACCGGAATAACCACGGCAACCTGCGCGATCCTGTCCATGTCAGGACACCGGGGGTCCGGGATCGCCGGCATCGCCGGGAGCCACGAGCGTTTCCAGCACAAAATCGCGTTCCTGGTACAGACCGCCGGTGGGCCACCGCAGCCGGTTGCGGGCCAGCGCGTGGACCGAGTCGCCGTCGAGCTCCCAACC
It encodes:
- a CDS encoding phage holin family protein, with protein sequence MSSQIPEPPPSAARAKADNTSLGDLLGEVTRDLSTLMRQEVELAKAELKESASKAGRGGGMLAGAGVAGHFVLLFLSIALWIALGELMGLGWSAVVVAVIWGVIAAVLASIGRKELKTVRGMPQTAETLQEIPPTLKPGEVRR
- a CDS encoding DUF3618 domain-containing protein; translation: MSDNPDDIRSDIEATRARLGTNVDAVADKVTPSNIVHRQTDKVKDAVFGVKERVMGTADDVTNRVHSGVHARTDSAGNALSDAGAAIGDAPHQMKAKTQGNPLAAGLIAFGAGLLLSSLIPASEKEREAADALKSAAEPLTTELAEAAKEMAEGLKEPAREAMENVKATAAGAAEHVKAEGQVAAADVKDRTVDARDHVQNT
- a CDS encoding YihY/virulence factor BrkB family protein, which produces MAAHDAPETSTAKAGSAPAPDDSRKPDSPSDVTKPSWKYIAKKTFREFTKDQCPDLAAALTYYAVLSLFPAMLALVSLIGLFGDPEKTTTALLEIVRGFAPAETVNTVSGPVEELANAPAAGLTLVIGLGTALWSASGYVGAFGRAMNRIYEVDEGRPFVKLRGTMLAVTLLAVVIVALLAGMLVLSGPVAEAVGDLIGLGGAFLTVWNIAKWPVMVALIIVIIAVLYYATPNVKQPKFKWMSLGSGIALFIFLLASLGFAFYVANFGNYNKTYGALGGVIVMLLWLWILNMSLLFGAEFDAEMERGRQLQAGIEAEETIQLPPRDTKKSEKMQEQEEDDIRRGRELRERHRNGADQAGSDASTGRDSDTRD
- a CDS encoding glycosyltransferase produces the protein MDRIAQVAVVIPVHNEEPHLARALAAVSAAADALQRSQSDTDVAIVVVLDACTDGSGAVAARFAAADRRITLLPVAFRNVGRSRRAGINLLLTGRLPYRAGADRVLAAGRVWLANTDADSCVPENWLLRQVELADGGADAVLGTVEPDPEGMDGELLRRWHARHPLREDHPHVHGANFGVRASAYVRAGGFPRQRSHEDRVLAARLRRYGYRITSTDTVRVVTSGRTEARAPQGFGAYLLALGMESAVAFER